The Leptospira mtsangambouensis genomic sequence GGTAATTCGCATGGCAACCATTCTAAGAAAGACAGACACTCTAAAGGATCCCGTAGCAATGAAAGATTTCCTTGGTTCCAAGGGACTCGTTTATGAATTCTATAAAACCCCTGAAACTTTGGATCTCATCCTTGCTCAAAAGGGCTTAAATGATGCGGAAAAAGCAGAAGTTCTTTCTGGCTTGGAATATCGATTTGACCAACTAAAGAAAGAACATGGTTATAAGGCCAATGATCTTGTTGTTCTACATGACGAAGTTCCTGGGATTCAGGACATGTTAGCGAAATTTGACAAACTTCATATCCATACGGATGAAGAAGTGCGTTATATCATTGATGGAAGTGGGATTTTTGGATTCATCATTGATGGAGAAAGATTCGAAGTCCATGTGAGTAAAGGTGATTTCATTTCGATCCCTGCCAATACCAACCACTGGTTTACCCTCGACAAAAATTTAAGAATCAAAGCGGTTCGTTATTTCAAAGACAATTCAGGATGGACTCCTGTTTATGTCGATGAATCAAAAGTTTTAATCAACGTTTGATGGAGAAAAGAATCTCTTCATTTTTTGAAGGGATTCCTACTTGAAAAAAGAAACCTCGAAAGTTTCGAATCGTTTGCTTAATATACTTTTTTTAGTTTGATACGGCAGTGTTCTCTGCCGTAATTCCAAACCACTCGACGATAAATTGAAGAGTGGTCCGTCCTTGGTAAAAATTCTCTTCCAAACTTCCTACCAAATCAAAACTTCCATGTTCTGACATAAACTTTTGGAATTCTTCGCCCTTGTTCCAAATCATATACTTTAAAGAACCACTTCCAATCAAATGGAATCGAACGTGTTTTCCTCCACTGAGTGGTGTTAGGTGAATTGCCTTTGCATTTTTGATTGCTAATTTGATATCTGGATTCCCCTGGCCAAAGGGTTCGAGGTCTTTCCATTCTTTGAGTAATCTCTCTCCGATTTCTTCGGTGAGAACAGTAAAGTCTGTATCGATGGAATGGACTTTGGGTTTTTCTTTGTCAACGGAAAGCCAATTTTTAGCAGCCGTATACAATGCCGATTCAAAAGCAGGGATTTGATCAATTTTGATAGAAAATCCTCCCGCTTCTGGATGGCCACCGAAGTGTAGGAAATGGTCAGAGAGAGATTCTAAAAGTTCTAAAACATTTTCTGGACCATAAGAACGAATGCTTCCTCTCGCATCACCATTGTCAGGTGCAAGGAAAATAGCAGGTTTTTTGTAAGTATCCACCATCCTTGTGGCCACAATTCCGCTGACCCCTGGTTCCATATCAGGTTCATAACAAAACACAAGTTCGTAGGAGGTTCTTTCTGGTTTTCTTAGAAAATAACGTTCGACGCGGTCCATATTGCGTTTGGTTCTTTCTTTTCTTTCTTCATTGATGGACAGGAGTTGTTTGGCCTTTGTTTTTGCCTCTGTGGTTGTTTCCGATAATAATAATGAAACAGCTTCTTCC encodes the following:
- a CDS encoding cupin domain-containing protein, with product MATILRKTDTLKDPVAMKDFLGSKGLVYEFYKTPETLDLILAQKGLNDAEKAEVLSGLEYRFDQLKKEHGYKANDLVVLHDEVPGIQDMLAKFDKLHIHTDEEVRYIIDGSGIFGFIIDGERFEVHVSKGDFISIPANTNHWFTLDKNLRIKAVRYFKDNSGWTPVYVDESKVLINV